A window of Pseudophryne corroboree isolate aPseCor3 chromosome 12, aPseCor3.hap2, whole genome shotgun sequence contains these coding sequences:
- the TPM3 gene encoding tropomyosin alpha-3 chain isoform X8, whose amino-acid sequence MSGGGMSSIDAVKKKIQVLQHQADEAEERAEKLARDVESEKRAREQAEAEVASLNRRIQLVEEELDRAQERLSTALQKLEEAEKSADESERGMKVIENRALKDEEKMELQEIQLKEAKHIAEEADRKYEEVARKLVIIEGDLERTEERAEIAESRVRDLEEQIRLLDQTLKGLNASDEKYSQKEDKYEEEIKIMTDKLKEAETRAEFAERSVAKLEKTVDDLEERLYSQMEKNRLLSSELKVTLHDLCD is encoded by the exons atgTCGGGCGGGGGGATGAGCAGCATTGACGCCGTGAAGAAGAAGATCCAGGTCCTGCAGCACCAAGCGGACGAGGCGGAGGAGAGAGCGGAGAAGCTGGCCCGGGATGTGGAGTCTGAGAAGCGGGCCCGGGAGCAG GCTGAAGCCGAGGTTGCGTCCCTGAATCGCCGAATCCAGCTGGTGGAGGAAGAACTGGACAGGGCCCAGGAACGTCTCTCCACCGCTCTGCAGAAGCTGGAGGAGGCAGAGAAGTCAGCAGATGAGAGTGAGAG AGGGATGAAAGTAATTGAGAACAGAGCCCTAAAGGATGAGGAAAAGATGGAACTGCAAGAAATCCAGCTGAAGGAGGCCAAGCATATAGCGGAGGAGGCGGACAGGAAGTACGAGGAG GTGGCGCGGAAGCTGGTGATCATTGAGGGGGATCTGGAGCGTACAGAGGAGAGAGCAGAAATCGCTGAATC CCGGGTCCGAGATCTGGAAGAGCAAATCCGACTGCTGGACCAGACCCTGAAGGGGTTGAACGCCTCAGATGAAAAG TATTCTCAAAAGGAAGATAAATATGAGGAGGAAATTAAGATTATGACAGACAAGCTAAAAGAG GCAGAAACTAGAGCAGAGTTTGCCGAGCGCTCAGTTGCCAAGCTTGAGAAGACCGTCGATGATCTGGAAG AGCGTCTCTACAGCCAAATGGAGAAAAACAGGCTTCTTTCTAGCGAGTTGAAAGTCACCCTTCATGATCTCTGTGATTGA
- the TPM3 gene encoding tropomyosin alpha-3 chain isoform X7 — MSGGGMSSIDAVKKKIQVLQHQADEAEERAEKLARDVESEKRAREQAEAEVASLNRRIQLVEEELDRAQERLSTALQKLEEAEKSADESERGMKVIENRALKDEEKMELQEIQLKEAKHIAEEADRKYEEVARKLVIIEGDLERTEERAEIAESKCAELEGELKNVTNNLKSLEAQAEKYSQKEDKYEEEIKIMTDKLKEAETRAEFAERSVAKLEKTVDDLEERLYSQMEKNRLLSSELKVTLHDLCD; from the exons atgTCGGGCGGGGGGATGAGCAGCATTGACGCCGTGAAGAAGAAGATCCAGGTCCTGCAGCACCAAGCGGACGAGGCGGAGGAGAGAGCGGAGAAGCTGGCCCGGGATGTGGAGTCTGAGAAGCGGGCCCGGGAGCAG GCTGAAGCCGAGGTTGCGTCCCTGAATCGCCGAATCCAGCTGGTGGAGGAAGAACTGGACAGGGCCCAGGAACGTCTCTCCACCGCTCTGCAGAAGCTGGAGGAGGCAGAGAAGTCAGCAGATGAGAGTGAGAG AGGGATGAAAGTAATTGAGAACAGAGCCCTAAAGGATGAGGAAAAGATGGAACTGCAAGAAATCCAGCTGAAGGAGGCCAAGCATATAGCGGAGGAGGCGGACAGGAAGTACGAGGAG GTGGCGCGGAAGCTGGTGATCATTGAGGGGGATCTGGAGCGTACAGAGGAGAGAGCAGAAATCGCTGAATC CAAATGCGCCGAGCTCGAGGGGGAGCTGAAAAATGTCACCAACAACCTGAAGTCTTTGGAGGCTCAGGCGGAGAAG TATTCTCAAAAGGAAGATAAATATGAGGAGGAAATTAAGATTATGACAGACAAGCTAAAAGAG GCAGAAACTAGAGCAGAGTTTGCCGAGCGCTCAGTTGCCAAGCTTGAGAAGACCGTCGATGATCTGGAAG AGCGTCTCTACAGCCAAATGGAGAAAAACAGGCTTCTTTCTAGCGAGTTGAAAGTCACCCTTCATGATCTCTGTGATTGA
- the TPM3 gene encoding tropomyosin alpha-3 chain isoform X6 — protein MSGGGMSSIDAVKKKIQVLQHQADEAEERAEKLARDVESEKRAREQAEAEVASLNRRIQLVEEELDRAQERLSTALQKLEEAEKSADESERGMKVIENRALKDEEKMELQEIQLKEAKHIAEEADRKYEEVARKLVIIEGDLERTEERAEIAESRVRDLEEQIRLLDQTLKGLNASDEKYSQKEDKYEEEIKIMTDKLKEAETRAEFAERSVAKLEKTVDDLEDELYAQKLKYKAISEELDHALNDMTSI, from the exons atgTCGGGCGGGGGGATGAGCAGCATTGACGCCGTGAAGAAGAAGATCCAGGTCCTGCAGCACCAAGCGGACGAGGCGGAGGAGAGAGCGGAGAAGCTGGCCCGGGATGTGGAGTCTGAGAAGCGGGCCCGGGAGCAG GCTGAAGCCGAGGTTGCGTCCCTGAATCGCCGAATCCAGCTGGTGGAGGAAGAACTGGACAGGGCCCAGGAACGTCTCTCCACCGCTCTGCAGAAGCTGGAGGAGGCAGAGAAGTCAGCAGATGAGAGTGAGAG AGGGATGAAAGTAATTGAGAACAGAGCCCTAAAGGATGAGGAAAAGATGGAACTGCAAGAAATCCAGCTGAAGGAGGCCAAGCATATAGCGGAGGAGGCGGACAGGAAGTACGAGGAG GTGGCGCGGAAGCTGGTGATCATTGAGGGGGATCTGGAGCGTACAGAGGAGAGAGCAGAAATCGCTGAATC CCGGGTCCGAGATCTGGAAGAGCAAATCCGACTGCTGGACCAGACCCTGAAGGGGTTGAACGCCTCAGATGAAAAG TATTCTCAAAAGGAAGATAAATATGAGGAGGAAATTAAGATTATGACAGACAAGCTAAAAGAG GCAGAAACTAGAGCAGAGTTTGCCGAGCGCTCAGTTGCCAAGCTTGAGAAGACCGTCGATGATCTGGAAG ATGAGTTGTACGCCCAGAAGCTGAAGTACAAAGCTATTAGTGAGGAGCTGGACCACGCCCTCAATGATATGACCTCCAT ATAA
- the TPM3 gene encoding tropomyosin alpha-3 chain isoform X11 translates to MSGGGMSSIDAVKKKIQVLQHQADEAEERAEKLARDVESEKRAREQAEAEVASLNRRIQLVEEELDRAQERLSTALQKLEEAEKSADESERGMKVIENRALKDEEKMELQEIQLKEAKHIAEEADRKYEEVARKLVIIEGDLERTEERAEIAESKCAELEGELKNVTNNLKSLEAQAEKYSQKEDKYEEEIKIMTDKLKEAETRAEFAERSVAKLEKTVDDLEDELYAQKLKYKAISEELDHALNDMTSI, encoded by the exons atgTCGGGCGGGGGGATGAGCAGCATTGACGCCGTGAAGAAGAAGATCCAGGTCCTGCAGCACCAAGCGGACGAGGCGGAGGAGAGAGCGGAGAAGCTGGCCCGGGATGTGGAGTCTGAGAAGCGGGCCCGGGAGCAG GCTGAAGCCGAGGTTGCGTCCCTGAATCGCCGAATCCAGCTGGTGGAGGAAGAACTGGACAGGGCCCAGGAACGTCTCTCCACCGCTCTGCAGAAGCTGGAGGAGGCAGAGAAGTCAGCAGATGAGAGTGAGAG AGGGATGAAAGTAATTGAGAACAGAGCCCTAAAGGATGAGGAAAAGATGGAACTGCAAGAAATCCAGCTGAAGGAGGCCAAGCATATAGCGGAGGAGGCGGACAGGAAGTACGAGGAG GTGGCGCGGAAGCTGGTGATCATTGAGGGGGATCTGGAGCGTACAGAGGAGAGAGCAGAAATCGCTGAATC CAAATGCGCCGAGCTCGAGGGGGAGCTGAAAAATGTCACCAACAACCTGAAGTCTTTGGAGGCTCAGGCGGAGAAG TATTCTCAAAAGGAAGATAAATATGAGGAGGAAATTAAGATTATGACAGACAAGCTAAAAGAG GCAGAAACTAGAGCAGAGTTTGCCGAGCGCTCAGTTGCCAAGCTTGAGAAGACCGTCGATGATCTGGAAG ATGAGTTGTACGCCCAGAAGCTGAAGTACAAAGCTATTAGTGAGGAGCTGGACCACGCCCTCAATGATATGACCTCCAT ATAA